GGTAGTcatatttttcttattcaaaCTTTCATGAAAGAATTGTTagttaaaaagaattaataggTAAAAATAGAGTTCAAATACTACTATGCTATGCAGGATAAACATAAAGACCCTAAAACTATCGATCTTACGatcatttctatatttttaatatagaacACATGAATGATGAGTTATAAACGATTTTTAAGTAAATTTTGTACCAAATAATACGTGCACATATGTAAAttttatacataatatatacaCCATAATACCAATTaaatctacaaaaaaaaaagataaatctcaAATTGCAAATGGATTTTATATacctaataataattttaaaggaaaaaaaaaaactcatgtTGGCATTAAACAAgctattataataatttagttcttttaatactcgttattattattaatgaaaCTTTTCAGATAGACTCTGAAAAAAGTAAAGATTTGGAGCTATATAGATCCAAATATATAGCTGTAGCAGCCTCTAATTACTCCTTACATTGACAATAATCTTAGACGTATGATTTGTTAgacttttataatttagatttaaGATAGTGTATGTTTGCTTGACGTAAATTGCatggtgtgtggtataatcttAACTCAATGGTCCTTTTCAACTTTGTTTTTAACTTCTCTTCATTGTCAACTAGACTCAACCTAACTCGttagaaaaaaacaaacaatataTCATATTCAAatgtttcaattttaaattaattaaattatattgaaGATCTCTAGAATGGTAGAGAAGCATCACATAAATAATTGTCATGTGCATGATCTCTATATAAGTATGGTCCAAGTCAATGAATTTAAAAACCCTTCATTTCATCTCtctttgttattatattatccTTCAAAAATAATAGTGACTTTTCACTCAAAATaatcttcttctttttgggaaATTAACACCACAATGGGGAACCTCTTTTGCAAAGGGTAAGTGAAATTATGGAATAATTATGATGatcaacatttttttattattattattaccacacatacatatattttcttaatattttgtgacattgaattattattgaatatttttcagGAAGAATTATTCAAGGTGGAAGAGGAGGCCAATGATGAGTTTCATTCATAACCAAGCTTCTCCAACTCACATAGGAATAAGAACGGTGGAAGCTGAAAATGTTTGCAACTTTTCAACTCATTCGGATCTATGTATCTCCATAGCAACTTGGAATATGAATGGCCAGGTGCAGATAACAATTCTAATTTAAACAAGTAAGGTTTTtcgtttgaaaaaaaaaaaactttaattatATTGTTGATTGCTAGTAgtttaatttgaattgaatataataaGGGTCATATATTACTATATGATCGgttttagaaaattttcaaaCGAGAAACcaaatatatatgttatgaaCTTCGTTTGTTGATTTTTTCATgtatgttttaatttaattaaattgtgaATATTATTAGGTTTCGTTTGAAGAGCTGGCAGATATGGTTGGTAGCAACCGAGAATTTGAACTTTTAGCAGTTGGATTGCAAGAAGctccaaaagaaagaaaagttgCAACACTCCTCAAAGAAGCTCTACATGAAAATTATTTGAACTATAACTCACTAGACACACATAAGTCATTATTGTTAGATGATAACTCAAGATACCTAAAATGATCATTAAAATATTGGCACATACTATATATAACAATttagtcaaaataaaaaattatttaataattgtcaattatatataattttttatataagacGTCTTAATGTCAatagttatcttattatttttagacTTATTATGTTACATCATCAACATTTTCTTAGCCATTCTTAGCCAAGATTGAGTTATTAATATAACAATGAAACCAATTAATTATCCTAATGACAAAGTCAAAGAAATTATGATATTAAGTTTCACCAACTGAAAACAAGAAGTCAAGAAGCTAAGGTAGTGAACGACCCCCCATTTAAGAAAATTGTgtttaactaaaaattattgaccacctattattattatttggtagatttttttgtttaaagtaCAAAAGCCTTAACTTTTGGTTCGGCTTTAAGATTGAGGGAGATAGAACTTAGAAGTGTGGCGCAATAAGTTGTGAAAGTTTATCCAATTGTAATGTGTTGTCAACTTCTGATGAGTGATGATGCACCTTACCTATGTTCATACCTTATGCCATGCACCATGTTTTATATATAGTATAGAAGAATttatatctatatctatatcTAGAGTTAAGTGCACTTTGATTTTTGAGATTCACGAATTATACTGATTTAGTTCttgactttttaattattataatttggttctttagattaaaaaaatatactaatatagTTACTAAAAATACTGTTAGTGAGATAACTCAAGTCTTATCATGTTGAACATATTAAAACGATATTTTACACGTTTTGACGCTAAAAGAGCTCAATATTAAAAGGGTTTGAACAATATTAAAAGGGAAGGGTATAACGTTTTAGTATTGTTCAACCCTTAAATAATATCATTTACTGCCTTCTTTAACCCTAAAATGCATACCACGTCGTTTTAATATGTCTAGTGTGACAAGGCTTAAACTACACTACTAACGGTGTTAAATTCTGGCAACAAAAGATATACGAAGAACTATATTGATGCACTTTTTTAAATTCGAAAAATCAAATTGTAATAATTGAAAAGTCAAAAACTAAATTAGTGCAacttatcaatttcaaaaaccaaaataaagatTAACTCTCTATATCTATCTCTTAATAAGTGTCATGTCACAAAATGCAACTGCTGGAACTTCacttaaaaagaaaagtatataaAATCTTGCACCTCGATCGTTACATGAATTTACAAGCACAACAATTGTTATTTACAGTATTATTCTGTCATCATCAAAATTAGGAccatctttgattttcttttgtttgtatactaactaataattaatgttcttctcttttccataatttttttctttaaattaaatgaAGCATGATAGGCAAAGTAATAATGGGATCTTTGCAGCTCTacctatttgggccatcaaatgcAAAAAGATCTTCCATTACAGGTACAATATTCTGACCCTTATGCAATAATGATTATATGTTTGAAAGAGAATGATGATATATATTGATCaagggaaagaaaataaatatactaaagggtaacttttttttaagaaagtAATTACTAGaatgataaaaatttatttttttagcattttttattagtgttattttttttcaaaatcatactACTAATAAATGTAATAGTTTTTACTATATACAGAATTGAAGATGGACAAACAGTCAATTGGGGGATTTGGAGGAATAAttggaagaaagaaaggagcTGTTGCAATCCGAATTAACTACAAAGGCATTAGAATTGTTTTCATCTCTTGCCATCTCTCtggtaaatatatatttaagggatatataattcataattaaaattattttaaattgttagagatataattatttatatatcttttttcttcaatttaagttttttgaaaaagtaattttactatatgatattagaatttttatgatcCGAAAGTCTAGAGTGCAATATTTATTGAtctctaaaaaaagaaaatttagcaTAAGACaaattattaaaagagaaaaaaatttataaaaaaaatacaaacaaactcaaaagaaacttttattcaaaaaaatatgttaaaaatattatttattcatgtgttttttttatcaacttaaatttttagaagaaaTAACATCAtgacaaaaatattagaaaataaaatttatactataaaaaagataatcaccaaaaaaaatactataaaaaagaTAATGTATGAATTTGGTActataatataaaaagaatgAGTATACAAAACTTAAATAATGATATAATTAAGCTTTTAAGTTGTGATTTTAGACAACATCATAtattaatttctaattataAACTTTTCTTGAAAATATCTTCAAAGATATATTGGATTATTACATACTAAtgtgttaattatttaaaatttgcatAAGCTCATGCAAGCAAGGTAGAGGAAAGAAATTGTGAATGTAGGCACATATCACACTCTCTATTCTCTAAGAATTGGAATCCATATTCAAGACCATCACATATTACTATTTGGTTGGGAGATTTAAACTACAGGCTTCAAGGCATTGATACTTATCCAGCCAGAAATCTTATCAACAATGACCTTCATCAGGtattgaattatatataatcctcatttaatttttttttaaatataaactaTATCCTTAAAAATATAGAACTTGTAATTAATACATTTTTTTGCATAACTAAATAATGCATACATAGATATGCACCATATAGTACACAACAAAATTGCTaccatgaattaaaataaaataaaataattagtccgttttaattattttttatttcagagGCTGCATGGAAAAGATCAGCTTTTACAAGAAGCTGGGCGTGGACAAATATTCAATGGCTTCTGTGAGGGAACATTGACATTTAAGCCTACTTATAAATACAACAAAGGAAGTAGCAACTATGATACAAGTTACAAGGTCATCTCATTATTAATCTTATTCTAGTATAATTAAATTCCATCACAACATTATTATGACATCTACTAATAGAGTTAATTAGCTAGCTAGATTTTTTTATGATCATatgtttattattcttattaaaaaaatataaataaacctttaaattttttaatttaaaaatatataaatttttaatttattgaaagaataaattaccatttgtatttataaaagatatagACGCCGACAAATAAAATGACAATTGTAACTACGGAAGATGGTTTTCGTGTGCCAAAAGTACGGACATTGGTTATACAATTAGTCTGTTAGGTACTTTTGGCCCACATAAGCCATTTTCTATGATTACAATTAtcgttttattcttatatggGTACATTTGTCAGTTTCTGTATCTTTTATGggtacaaataataatttattctttattaaaaatataaaagcgTTATGTAAATTTAAATGTTAAtttcacattttaaaaaataatgaatatttttatattaattaatcaaaaaaaaattttaagataaaaaattaagaacttatttatcatttattcttattattggttattaagAACGAACAACCggtttatttattacattatAGTCAAACAACGTGtgtatttaattacttaattaaagcTTTGTGTTAGTGTGTGGTTTTAGCTTATTATTATTGACATTCATCGTAATTAATTATGAgataattaatgtgattaaaGCAGGTTCGAGTGCCAGCATGGACCGATCGCATATTATTCAAAATAGAAGATGAAAGTGACATTGAAGCAACTTTACATTCTTATGAATCCATGGATGAAATTAATGGTTCTGATCATAAACCTGTAAAGGCACATCTCTGCTTAAGATTAATTCGTCAACGTCGTCTTCCACCAATAATTGAAAACTCTAATTCTATTAtcaatagtaataataataataataatattaatcaacTTTCTAGTTAGCAAGTGCTTCGCTTGAAACGTCGTATTCTAATAATGTAATGTCGTaatttttcctttcttcattATTATTTCAGATTCTTTTATATAATCTCTCATTTGTCaataattttgtattaattaattaatgtactAGAGATAGAAACATttggaaattaaatttttcatcAGTAATCAGTTGATATTTTTGttcatcaatatttattttattataacaataataataataataatttaatcccTTAAATGTTAAGAgtaaaaattaactaacaaaTAAAGTAGTAATTGGTAAAAATTAAgggattaaaattttatgtatatGGATAATtgttagaaatataaaaattggaCCATCCAATTTTTTGGTACACAAATCAGActccaaaatttataaaaaattttaaacatagtacattcataattttaaaaatcacccaaaattataatgttaaaatatatcacatattttattttcatatgtAAATTTTTTAGCCCAAATTAAgagttaattattatttactcaaatgtaaaataataaaaaatatattagatagtcacctaatttttttaaaagtaaaagacAAAAAATGTGAAACGTGAATTTTTGTTAGTTATTATTGGTAGTATAGTAGATTCCTAGGCAAGTACGATGGAAGCTAATAAAGTCATTTAATTTGGTCGGTTTATTAACTATTGACTTTGTATTTTGTCTTTGGGGATTTTATGATTGGTTGGTTATTTCCCTTTGGATTTGTTCCAACTTAAGCCACCATTGTTGAAGTTGACTTAATTATTTGCCGACtatttgaatttatttgtttttgtcatttcttttggatttttcaaataCCAATTGATGATTCATTAATTCACTCTTTCTCGTATATATATCTTATTAagacattaatttaaaaaagtaacgatgatattatttttgaaaatatattttaagagtattaatgaaataaaatattttattaaaattattggaaagttgagtttttaataatttttaattattttcaaatatctaGCTAAATGCTTAATCAAGTTAACAATTCTTTTGGTATGATGATTGACAAGTATACTAAAGgtttaacattatttttttcaaaaaatttataatatatttcatgataaaaaaaaaactatagcAGATATTTTACAATATTCATTAGCaaaattctgatttttttttttacgcgttttcaattttttaaacaaaaagttAGAAATTCCTGGCCAGCAGTATTAGAGCCCAATACCATTATTTTAATTGATGAGATGCATTTCTTTCACATTGTTTTAATGACACATTCTatgcaaaaataataataaatataataaaagttgaaaagcattttaacaattatattatatcaatatatcgtaaaataatactttaactCTAATCTAATCTAAACTAATGTTttcaatacaaaaatatttagtaaccaaaataaattaataaaaaataattaaaatttattttatttagtatttattaattattataataattaataaatattaaataataattaatatattaaataaaataaattattattatttttttgtctctttAATATTACGATTCTCAATAATGCATGTGCGATTATTTTTATCGAttggttttaaaattaatttaaaattattatggaATCTTCATTTGCCTTAGCCGTCCAACTAAAGAATCTCCCttcttttttaactttaatatgttaattataCATTGTCCTTTAATTAAAcgttagttttatttatttctttatatatgtgattatatgattaaaatttctttttatactTTCTTTATACACCATGCATTATATATGTTACAACAAATTATTGGGAAGTTTAGACATATTAATCATATTTACTTATATAATCAATACACGATAATTGTAAatacttaattatttaaaatgtcAATTCTAGCACTCTAATCACACAGGATGAAtattaatctttttaattatttttatattaaaaaaattacataaagcCTCAAACACATACTTGTGCTGGATTATAAGCTTTTGGCTCTTCATGCTTTTGAAGctttactctttttttcttctgatCTTTTGACAAATGAANNNNNNNNNNNNNNNNNNNNNNNNNNNNNNNNNNNNNNNNNNNNNNNNNNNNNNNNNNNNNNNNNNNNNNNNNNNNNNNNNNNNNNNNNNNNTTTAACCGTTAAGATGCAAAGCAGATTCGATGCCACAACTCTTGGGAAAGCACATTATATTTGTGAGGAATCTTCAATTCTTATGTGAGGAATCTTCATCATTTTTCAAAGTTTTCTACAAAACATTATTACTTAAATCAATTTATtgtgttaatatttttattgactaCTATACTTGGAATAACGCATAGGGTATAAGTAAGAATTTTGCAAGACCTCTATAAGATGTTAGAGAAtaacatataattaaataaataaaataaaatgacagATAGTATACATTAATAATAactttgaaaagtaaaataaaacatatcAACTTGCCCATTTATTATATTACACATTAGTCTTCACCACGAGCACTGTTTTATATTTGGttggaaagaaagaaataaaaaagaaagaaatagaaaggaaataaaagaaaagaaagaaattgaatagatttttatttttcttagatGTGTTTGTtggatgaaagaaaaataagaagaaaaaaaatgttataaaaagatAACTTTACCtttgtattataaaatatattgaaaaaagtGAAGAGGCAATATTAAAAGTGGTGAGAGAAAATaagttttccttctttttctttccaacattggagagaaaaaaatttggtgGGTCCCACCAGTTTTTTTTCCACCTATTTTCTTTCCTCTCCATTTTCTCTTTATAACCAAACAATGGAAAATaattttccttcctcttttctttcctccttattttttccttctattttctcttcAAACAAACATAGTGTTAATCAATATTTCAAGTCCAACACTGTCCTATTTAATtagtagtttaattttaatacattcacattgtaaaatattttatacaatcaTTTAATTATAGTcgttttttttagataattatttatataatcaaaataaaaaatagttatatatttacttattttttgttatgtatataattaaatacacatataaaactatcaaaattaaattatttaattagttcATTATACTgttgagttatgcatttaatagttaaaaattattagataacaatttaatcaaacatattaaaattatgtaacaattattaattatcaatttcatcTAAAGATAACTACACATAAATCTCTACCTTTAATATTTCTccataaataaaattcattgaTATAGAATCAATTGCTTCAAAGGTTTGTTCTATTGATGAGTGGCATTTCAACATTCCAGTTACCCCGAAAGCAAAAGCTCTCCAActttcatatcttctcaaatgcATAGATTTTTTTCCACTCAAaagtctttttatttattattttttttttgtacaagTCATGTATGTTTTATATTGACCCAAATTGTTACAAGTTACTTATttcatatttaatataatttcctTGGTGATATTAATTATTAGCACAAGCATCTCTATTGATAAATTTAGCATTGCATGAATGACTTGATTTGTAAGATATtacaaacataataataaatttgcATAATGTATGGGCTAAGCTAACACATGCGGATCTTGTCAATTCcacttcttaaaaaaaaaaaacatatatatttgtCAAGTCTgcaatatttttctttctatattctGTTTGTTTCTGGTTTAAAAGAATAAGTaacaaagattaaaaaaatatgtgccAAAAAATGCATGCATGAATTATTGGGATGGCAATAGCATTCGAACCTGTGGGTACCCTTCGTCCCGCACCGGGGCAAATTTTTAGCGGGATAGGTTTTTGGGAGGGGTGGGGCGGGGTCGAGTTTAGATAATATCCGCCTCTACCCGCTccgttatatatataatatataatatgtataatatatgtaaaaaaattagtaaatgattaataatattgtatcatatttaaaatttttattttaatttatgttatgtatgtgatgatgattatataaattttgaaatacaatttaatttattgaattttaataattataggggCGGATAGGGACGGAATGGGTACCCGCAGGAACGGGTTAAAATTCAGCGTTTTACTACCCGCAAATAGAAGTGGAGCAGATTCTATGCGGGTTGGTGTACGACGGGGCAGAGTCGAGTAGAACAAAAATCTGCCCCCACTCACCCGTTGCCATCCCTAATGAATTCAACTACATGATTTAATTTGCGAATGGAATATATGGAAAGTTAGAAAACAGGGGAGGAttccaatttaaaaattttataatcaaatttggGATTATTTTTAAACGTTCTTTACTAAATAAACgtgttgtattttttattagtatttttttgtgattataTTTTTGATcagttaaataaattttaactctttatttattatattttgtattaattatttaaatttaaagtttaaaaaaaatcaaaaataaaaaagtgctgcaattcttatttttctctaaaaGCACATCAGCATTTATGTCAAATATAACCTAATATCTATAGAGaaaatattaagtaattaaaagttttttatttttatcttacatgacctcttttctttttaagacATGTGTCCGTTGTCCATATCTCTcgttctatatatatatatatatatatataaatctagAAGATCAATACTTAAAATTACAGAAATTGACAAAATCATTAAACCAATAATATATCATAGACTATTAAGTAGGGTTCCATTGTAAAATCAACGGTTACAAACTCAATCCTGCAATGCATTATTGCCTGTTTGGTGGGGACTTAAAGTGGATATCTTTTTGCCAGCTTTGGCATCTCCTATCTACTCCTCTCaccaacaaaatatataaaatcatCAGAGAATGATAACCTAAGTGGGCCAAATCGGTATAATTTCATGGATTTTTCTCGCTAATTGAAGGATAATTAGTAAGCGCCATTNNNNNNNNNNNNNNNNNNNNNNNNNNNNNNNNNNNNNNNNNNNNNNNNNNNNNNNNNNNNNNNNNNNNNNNNNNNNNNNNNNNNNNNNNNNNNNNNNNNNNNNNNNNNNNNNNNNNNNNNNNNNNNNNNNNNNNNNNNNNNNNNNNNNNNNNNNNNNNNNNNNNNNNNNNNNNNNNNNNNNNNNNNNNNNNNNNNNNNNNNNNNNNNNNNNNNNNNNNNNNNNNNNNNNNNNNNNNNNNNNNNNNNNNNNNNNNNNNNNNNNNNNNNNNNNNNNNNNNNNNNNNNNNNNNNNNNNNNNNNNNNNNNNNNNNNNNNNNNNNNNNNNNNNNNNNNNNNNNNNNNNNNNNNNNNNNNNNNNNNNNNNNNNNNACtttgaaataataattttacaaaatttttataacaaaaattattatgcatatttttatttacaaatttttaaaaaaattctatatatttttgtatattatttcGTAGAGAGCATgtgctaattgtaatataacgatttacaattaataaaattattaagcgatatttttaaaataagtcaATTCACAATCATTCCGGATAAGTCCATACCTAACGCATAATTAGTTAAAACCTCTTCTTGTTGactagaaaataattaaaaagaaaattctcTTTGTAATAGTACGAATAATAAATCAGCTAGTTAGAAGAGATATTAA
This portion of the Arachis duranensis cultivar V14167 chromosome 6, aradu.V14167.gnm2.J7QH, whole genome shotgun sequence genome encodes:
- the LOC107495941 gene encoding type IV inositol polyphosphate 5-phosphatase 11, whose product is MGNLFCKGKNYSRWKRRPMMSFIHNQASPTHIGIRTVEAENVCNFSTHSDLCISIATWNMNGQVSFEELADMVGSNREFELLAVGLQEAPKERKVATLLKEALHENYLNYNSLDTHNMIGKVIMGSLQLYLFGPSNAKRSSITELKMDKQSIGGFGGIIGRKKGAVAIRINYKGIRIVFISCHLSAHASKVEERNCECRHISHSLFSKNWNPYSRPSHITIWLGDLNYRLQGIDTYPARNLINNDLHQRLHGKDQLLQEAGRGQIFNGFCEGTLTFKPTYKYNKGSSNYDTSYKVRVPAWTDRILFKIEDESDIEATLHSYESMDEINGSDHKPVKAHLCLRLIRQRRLPPIIENSNSIINSNNNNNNINQLSS